A region of Shewanella psychromarinicola DNA encodes the following proteins:
- a CDS encoding TrmJ/YjtD family RNA methyltransferase, translating to MSISFVLVEPTRAANVGAAARAIKTMGFEQLILVNSALHLQPEALWVAHGAQDILANTITVDSLATLREHTDLLIATTARERGSPRCYLSPTELVSTLQSKNVFGPRSIQREPPHTHSLQNLAHPCAIVFGRESSGLKNEELSLCDLYSYVSLAADYPSLNLGQAVMVFAYQLSQVDKKIGLQQLAATDIATDQLQALKAKAMALVEQIDAGEDTKLVQWLSDGIAMLGQRDMKMAHQLLNDIAKKLK from the coding sequence ATGTCTATTTCATTTGTGTTAGTTGAACCCACCCGAGCGGCCAATGTGGGTGCTGCGGCTAGAGCTATCAAGACCATGGGTTTTGAACAGCTTATTTTAGTTAATTCTGCATTACATTTACAGCCTGAAGCACTTTGGGTGGCACATGGTGCACAAGATATTCTCGCCAATACCATTACCGTAGACAGTCTAGCGACATTACGTGAACATACCGACCTGCTGATTGCCACAACAGCACGTGAAAGAGGAAGCCCAAGGTGTTATTTATCACCGACAGAGTTAGTCAGTACGTTACAAAGCAAGAATGTATTCGGACCAAGGAGTATCCAGCGAGAACCCCCACATACTCACTCATTGCAAAACCTCGCCCATCCATGTGCTATTGTATTTGGCAGAGAGTCTAGCGGACTGAAGAATGAAGAGTTAAGCCTATGTGATCTCTACAGCTATGTGTCATTAGCTGCCGATTATCCCTCGCTAAATTTAGGCCAAGCAGTGATGGTGTTTGCCTATCAACTCAGCCAGGTTGATAAAAAAATTGGTCTACAACAGTTAGCGGCCACAGATATAGCAACTGACCAATTACAGGCTTTAAAGGCGAAAGCGATGGCTTTAGTCGAGCAGATTGATGCAGGGGAAGATACTAAACTTGTCCAATGGCTCAGCGACGGCATAGCCATGCTGGGACAACGTGATATGAAAATGGCTCATCAATTATTGAATGACATTGCAAAAAAACTGAAATAA
- a CDS encoding tRNA-uridine aminocarboxypropyltransferase, which translates to MSELSSKAIKAPIHAVHRLYEYRKSLSTKPFGARGKKLVRCNLCLLGELFCTCKHRQYLSTNVSFMLIMYNDEVLKPTNSGRLIADLIPDTHAFLWTRTETDRAMLALLTNPQYQPFLVFPQQYVENDQAIVEHITAAELSTAPGHAKTPLLVMLDGSWREAIKMYRKSPYLHQMPVLSFAPDTLATYALRKGSHDFQLGTAEVAALALTAAEEPQNGLALSTWFDLFVESSLLGRNRRAKETLTPIAVFIDAYKQALNVSHECSKRTV; encoded by the coding sequence ATGTCAGAGCTATCAAGTAAAGCTATTAAAGCGCCTATTCATGCAGTACATCGGTTGTATGAATATCGAAAATCATTGTCGACTAAGCCCTTTGGTGCTCGAGGAAAGAAACTTGTTAGGTGTAATTTATGTCTTTTGGGTGAATTATTTTGCACGTGTAAACATCGACAATATTTGAGTACCAACGTCAGCTTTATGCTGATCATGTATAACGATGAAGTGTTGAAGCCAACCAACAGCGGTAGGTTAATTGCCGACTTAATTCCAGACACGCATGCGTTTTTATGGACTCGAACAGAGACGGATCGTGCGATGTTGGCATTATTAACCAATCCACAATACCAACCGTTTTTAGTCTTCCCACAACAATATGTTGAAAACGATCAAGCCATTGTTGAACACATAACTGCCGCCGAATTGTCAACCGCCCCTGGTCACGCTAAAACGCCTCTGTTGGTGATGCTCGATGGCAGTTGGCGTGAAGCGATAAAAATGTATCGTAAAAGCCCGTATTTACATCAAATGCCAGTATTATCATTTGCACCCGACACCTTAGCGACTTATGCACTCCGCAAAGGGAGTCATGATTTTCAACTCGGTACCGCTGAAGTGGCGGCGTTAGCATTAACCGCTGCTGAAGAACCACAAAATGGTTTAGCATTATCTACTTGGTTTGATTTATTCGTTGAATCTTCGTTGCTGGGGCGTAACCGCCGAGCAAAAGAAACATTAACCCCTATTGCTGTGTTTATTGATGCTTATAAGCAAGCATTAAACGTCAGTCATGAGTGCAGCAAACGGACCGTTTAA
- the eco gene encoding serine protease inhibitor ecotin: protein MNLPALAYAKKLIITVTIMTSVLSFGSNATSPVDNNYLNNIKINSTVMDTRHYQPQVASKMYPSPSAGMVQHVLTLPTLADEQNYMLEVQIGQNKLVDCNKINLIGKISTLSLAGWGYVYYQVDKVMQGPTTRMMCTAERTAEFIVLNEALTLRYDSRQPKVFYLPEGTDLRYRVWKTASEFVFSEQ, encoded by the coding sequence ATGAACCTGCCAGCTCTCGCTTATGCCAAAAAGCTCATCATTACTGTAACTATCATGACTAGCGTGTTGTCGTTTGGATCGAATGCTACAAGTCCTGTTGACAATAATTATCTTAACAACATAAAAATTAACAGCACAGTTATGGATACCCGTCATTATCAACCGCAAGTTGCCAGTAAAATGTATCCCTCACCTTCCGCTGGAATGGTACAACATGTGCTTACTTTGCCAACCCTAGCCGATGAACAAAATTACATGCTTGAAGTGCAAATAGGCCAAAATAAACTTGTCGATTGCAATAAAATCAATCTCATAGGTAAGATTAGCACATTGTCATTAGCCGGCTGGGGATATGTTTATTACCAAGTCGATAAAGTGATGCAAGGCCCGACTACCAGAATGATGTGTACTGCAGAGAGAACCGCTGAATTTATTGTCCTCAATGAAGCCCTGACGCTGCGCTATGACAGCCGTCAACCTAAAGTCTTTTATTTACCTGAAGGTACTGATTTACGTTATAGAGTGTGGAAAACTGCCAGCGAGTTTGTGTTTAGTGAGCAGTAA
- a CDS encoding bifunctional acetate--CoA ligase family protein/GNAT family N-acetyltransferase, with product MSQRSINALFKPTSVAVIGASNGNKRAGKAIMKNLLSGGFSGPIMPVTPKYTAVMGVLAYPNIEALPIKPDLAIICTNALKVPSIVERLAQFGCKVAIIMASGMASQTDEQGNNLLEVTKQYAKRYGMRLLGPNSLGMILPPIGLNASLAHAGANTGKIAFVSQSAAICTTVLDWANNKGIGFSSFISLGDATDIDFGELLDYLGRDSKTSAIMLYIDSINEKRHFLSAARAASRNKPIFVIKSGRSREGVKAAMLHTGGIGGNDAVYEAAFRRAGMLRVNDLIELFAAVESLAHSAPLKGERLVIMSNGGGPAVLAADELIIKGGKLAPLSEKTVAELNTILPSTWSQQNPIDMIGDADHQRYADTLNVLMSSNETDTILVLHSPSILGESVEIANSIIDIINKHPNRNRLNILTNWGGEDSAYLARKRFTKAGISTYRTPEGAVKAFMHMVEYRRNQKLLQEVPQSIPDNIPTDSHAARALLQQALDNGQTVLETHQAGDILRAYGLNTIETLFVKDVDEAVNVAKKIGYPVALKVQSPDLLYKSDVHGVVLNLASDEDVSYAAHSIINRVHQITPSAKIDGLIIQKMALTAGAQEIRVSVINDPVFGPAICLGEGGSDWDPTRDAAVALPPLNMALARYMVIQALKTHKLRDRHLPLGLDMNALCVMLTQISHLIIDCPEIAELDINPVLAAGEKITLLDVNMRLHDTPQDNINRLAILPYPKELEQTTTLKNGLQVMLRPILPEDEPKHLEFDNSLSDEDRYKRYFGVRSRMTHEEMAVLTQIDYSREMAFIATTMTEDGEELTLGAVRASIDPDNTEAEFAMAVRSNYQGIGLGKLLLEKLIAYYKTNNTLYLMGFTMFENRSMANLAKSLGFTVSFDMEEHLIKMHMDLQPESTAQ from the coding sequence ATGAGTCAACGTAGCATTAATGCTCTATTTAAACCCACGTCTGTGGCAGTCATTGGCGCGTCTAACGGCAATAAACGTGCGGGTAAAGCCATTATGAAAAACCTGCTTTCGGGTGGTTTTTCTGGACCCATTATGCCGGTCACCCCCAAGTACACTGCTGTGATGGGGGTATTGGCTTATCCCAATATTGAAGCGCTACCCATCAAACCAGATCTCGCCATTATTTGTACTAATGCGCTAAAAGTCCCCAGTATCGTTGAACGTTTAGCGCAATTTGGCTGCAAAGTGGCCATTATTATGGCCTCAGGCATGGCCTCGCAAACCGACGAGCAAGGCAATAATTTACTTGAAGTCACCAAGCAATATGCTAAACGTTACGGGATGCGTTTGTTAGGCCCCAATAGCTTAGGAATGATTTTACCGCCTATAGGTCTCAATGCCAGTTTAGCCCACGCAGGTGCCAACACCGGGAAAATCGCCTTTGTGTCACAATCTGCCGCCATTTGTACCACGGTACTCGATTGGGCAAACAACAAAGGCATTGGCTTTTCTTCCTTTATTTCATTGGGTGATGCCACCGATATCGACTTTGGTGAATTGCTAGACTATCTAGGCCGTGACAGTAAAACCAGCGCCATCATGTTATATATTGATTCAATAAACGAAAAACGTCACTTTTTATCTGCTGCCCGTGCCGCCTCGCGCAATAAACCCATATTTGTGATTAAATCAGGACGCAGCCGTGAAGGTGTAAAAGCCGCCATGCTCCATACTGGGGGGATTGGTGGCAACGATGCCGTTTACGAAGCCGCCTTTAGGCGTGCCGGTATGCTAAGGGTTAATGATTTAATCGAATTATTTGCCGCGGTTGAAAGTCTCGCTCATTCTGCACCCCTAAAAGGCGAACGATTGGTTATTATGAGCAATGGCGGCGGCCCTGCGGTGCTTGCTGCTGATGAGCTGATCATAAAAGGTGGCAAATTAGCCCCCTTGTCAGAAAAAACAGTTGCCGAGCTCAACACTATTTTGCCTAGCACCTGGTCACAGCAAAATCCTATCGACATGATTGGTGATGCAGACCATCAACGTTATGCTGATACCTTAAATGTGCTGATGAGTAGTAATGAGACTGACACCATTTTAGTGCTGCATTCGCCATCGATATTAGGCGAAAGCGTCGAAATAGCCAACAGTATTATCGACATCATTAATAAACACCCCAATCGAAACCGATTAAATATACTCACCAACTGGGGCGGTGAGGACTCAGCTTATCTCGCCCGCAAACGGTTTACTAAAGCTGGCATTTCGACCTATCGCACCCCTGAAGGGGCTGTAAAAGCATTTATGCATATGGTCGAATACCGTCGTAACCAAAAATTACTCCAAGAAGTGCCACAATCGATACCCGATAATATTCCGACTGATAGCCACGCGGCGCGAGCATTATTACAACAGGCCTTAGATAATGGTCAAACCGTACTGGAAACCCATCAAGCTGGTGATATTTTACGAGCTTACGGCCTCAATACCATTGAAACATTGTTTGTAAAAGACGTGGATGAAGCCGTCAATGTCGCCAAGAAAATAGGTTATCCGGTGGCGTTAAAAGTGCAATCACCCGACCTACTCTACAAGTCGGATGTCCACGGTGTGGTATTAAATTTAGCCTCGGATGAAGATGTGAGCTATGCCGCCCACTCTATTATTAATCGGGTTCATCAAATTACTCCTAGCGCCAAAATTGACGGTTTGATTATTCAAAAAATGGCCTTAACCGCGGGGGCACAAGAAATTCGGGTATCCGTGATTAATGATCCGGTATTTGGCCCCGCTATCTGTTTAGGTGAAGGTGGCTCGGATTGGGACCCGACTCGTGATGCTGCCGTTGCCTTGCCTCCGTTAAATATGGCGTTGGCGCGATATATGGTCATCCAAGCACTGAAAACCCACAAGTTACGTGACCGTCACTTACCACTGGGTTTAGACATGAATGCCTTGTGCGTCATGTTAACCCAAATCTCTCATTTGATTATTGATTGCCCTGAAATCGCTGAATTAGACATTAATCCGGTGTTAGCGGCGGGTGAGAAAATTACATTATTAGACGTCAATATGCGGTTGCATGATACGCCACAAGACAACATCAACCGCTTAGCCATTTTGCCTTACCCGAAAGAATTAGAACAAACCACCACCTTAAAAAACGGTCTTCAGGTGATGTTAAGACCCATTTTGCCCGAAGATGAACCTAAGCATTTAGAGTTTGATAATTCATTAAGTGATGAAGACAGATACAAACGTTATTTTGGGGTGCGTTCACGGATGACCCATGAAGAAATGGCAGTATTAACTCAAATTGATTATTCCCGTGAAATGGCGTTTATCGCAACCACAATGACAGAAGATGGCGAAGAGCTGACCTTAGGCGCCGTGAGAGCATCTATCGACCCAGATAATACTGAAGCCGAGTTTGCTATGGCGGTACGCAGTAACTATCAAGGGATCGGCTTAGGTAAGTTATTGCTCGAAAAACTGATTGCTTATTACAAGACCAATAACACCCTTTATTTAATGGGGTTTACCATGTTTGAAAACCGCAGTATGGCCAACCTTGCCAAGTCACTCGGGTTTACAGTGTCATTTGATATGGAAGAACATCTGATAAAAATGCACATGGATTTGCAACCTGAGTCTACCGCCCAATAA
- a CDS encoding RecQ family ATP-dependent DNA helicase, translating to MTPLAHSETALTEATPAIFDHQTLHQLLQQQFGFTEFREGQQAVIETILGGHSALAIFPTGSGKSLCYQFCAQQLPHLTLVISPLLALMKDQLAFLTSKGIAAASIDSSLTYEQTQQVMRDVREQRTRILMVSVERFKNERFRQFLKSVPISLLVVDEAHCISEWGHNFRPDYLKIPQYCQEFAIPQSLLLTATATEQVKLDMAKRFGLLPEQVVQTGFYRANLDLSVIAVSQLQKLNQLTHSVKEYTGSGIVYVTLQQTAEDVAAHLIRQGINAAAYHAGMDQTVRQHIQQHFMDNQIQVIVATIAFGMGIDKSDIRFVIHFDLPKSIENYSQEIGRAGRDGQLSHCVTLANLDGLNTVENFVYGDTPEAQNISQLLGIIASETEDGRWEVQETPLSSACNIRSLPLKTLFVQLELLGVIRPSYAYFAEFKYRFVEDPQTILSRFNDQRQQFLSQVFAHTQFKKIWGQLDFDSLYQQHGCERQRVVAALNYLAEQDLIILETKKITQVYDVQQQALSTPQQLQQLTQQLSEYFSDNEHKEIVRISKLVNFFELDRCLSANLAQYFDDHSVPQICGHCSVCRGQIAVLSKQALAPIPDSATVTTLLEPLTILAQAKSLPTPTIATQAKFLAGMIMPMFSRLKVKQLDGFGRFSAYRYQDILDTVKKVNP from the coding sequence ATGACTCCCTTAGCGCACTCCGAAACCGCACTCACAGAAGCGACCCCTGCAATTTTCGATCATCAAACGCTACATCAATTGCTACAACAACAATTTGGTTTTACTGAGTTCAGAGAAGGCCAACAAGCGGTTATCGAAACCATTTTAGGCGGTCATTCGGCGTTAGCGATATTTCCTACCGGTTCTGGCAAGTCTTTGTGTTATCAGTTTTGCGCCCAACAGTTACCTCATCTCACCTTAGTGATTTCGCCATTATTGGCATTAATGAAAGATCAGTTAGCTTTTTTAACCAGCAAGGGGATCGCGGCCGCCAGTATTGATTCAAGTTTAACCTATGAGCAAACACAACAAGTCATGCGCGATGTTCGTGAACAGCGCACTCGGATTTTAATGGTATCGGTTGAGCGTTTTAAAAATGAGCGCTTTAGGCAATTCCTTAAGTCAGTACCCATTTCTTTGCTGGTGGTCGATGAAGCGCATTGTATTTCTGAATGGGGGCACAATTTCAGGCCCGACTATTTAAAAATACCGCAATATTGTCAAGAATTTGCTATCCCCCAAAGTTTATTGTTAACCGCAACGGCAACAGAACAAGTCAAATTGGATATGGCCAAGCGTTTTGGTTTATTACCGGAACAGGTGGTCCAAACTGGTTTTTATCGGGCGAACTTAGATTTATCAGTTATTGCGGTAAGTCAGCTGCAAAAACTCAATCAACTCACCCATAGCGTAAAAGAGTATACTGGTAGCGGTATTGTATACGTGACCTTACAGCAAACGGCTGAAGACGTTGCCGCACACTTGATCCGTCAAGGGATCAATGCCGCAGCTTATCATGCGGGGATGGATCAAACTGTCCGCCAGCATATTCAACAGCATTTTATGGATAATCAAATCCAAGTGATAGTGGCGACCATTGCATTTGGTATGGGCATTGATAAATCGGATATTCGATTTGTTATCCATTTTGATTTACCTAAGTCGATTGAAAATTACAGCCAGGAAATTGGCCGAGCAGGGCGCGACGGACAATTATCTCACTGTGTTACGCTAGCTAATTTAGATGGGTTGAATACGGTTGAAAATTTTGTTTATGGTGATACTCCTGAAGCACAGAATATTAGCCAGTTATTAGGTATAATTGCCAGTGAGACTGAAGATGGTCGCTGGGAAGTACAAGAAACGCCATTGTCCTCCGCGTGTAATATTCGCTCATTGCCGTTGAAGACGTTATTTGTACAGTTAGAGCTACTCGGCGTGATCCGTCCAAGCTATGCTTATTTTGCTGAATTTAAATATCGGTTTGTTGAAGACCCGCAAACCATTCTCAGTCGATTTAATGACCAACGCCAGCAGTTTCTTAGTCAGGTGTTTGCCCATACACAGTTTAAAAAGATTTGGGGACAACTGGATTTTGATAGTTTATATCAACAACATGGTTGTGAGCGTCAACGAGTCGTTGCGGCATTAAATTATTTAGCTGAGCAGGATTTGATTATTCTTGAGACAAAAAAAATTACTCAAGTGTATGATGTACAACAGCAGGCGTTATCGACACCGCAACAATTACAACAACTTACTCAGCAACTCAGTGAGTATTTTAGTGATAATGAACATAAAGAAATTGTTCGGATTAGTAAGCTAGTCAATTTTTTTGAACTTGATCGTTGTTTAAGTGCAAATTTAGCTCAGTATTTTGATGACCACTCAGTACCACAAATATGTGGTCATTGCAGCGTTTGTCGTGGGCAAATTGCTGTATTATCAAAACAAGCTTTGGCTCCGATACCAGACTCGGCCACAGTGACAACATTGCTTGAACCGTTAACCATACTGGCTCAGGCAAAATCGCTACCCACTCCAACCATTGCTACGCAGGCTAAATTTCTTGCTGGTATGATAATGCCAATGTTTAGTCGTTTGAAAGTAAAACAATTAGATGGCTTTGGACGTTTTAGTGCTTATCGATATCAAGATATTCTGGATACTGTTAAGAAGGTAAATCCATGA
- the pssA gene encoding CDP-diacylglycerol--serine O-phosphatidyltransferase: MVTHFKEDALLDKLGGIALNADAVSWLLNPKDFKQAILTKIASATSLIYIAALYVEDDEAGREVLHALLAAKDQNPQLEIKVLVDYHRARRGLIGQKGDSGNNVLYRQLMAEATHPFDIVGVPVKSREFMGVLHLKGFIIDDTVIYSGASINNIYFQQQEKYRFDRYHVIDSPELARSMRDMIQNDIVSDPAVSILSQAGDNDDSPEKNDIKSFKYRLSQVRYQYTSTTVGNRVTPLVGLGRRNNVLNDTIIKLVDSSTQELFICTPYFNPPTILTRALARHLREGKKIDIVVGDKTANDFYIPPDQDFTTIGALPYMYEQSLRKFAKNQQWAIDNGQLNIHLWKDGINSFHLKGISADNRKHLITGSNLNPRAWALDLENALLLHDDSGCWKESFNKEQQYILLHTERLYHYSQIDTLQKYPKPVKKIMNRIRRLKADFLLRRIL; this comes from the coding sequence GTGGTCACCCATTTTAAGGAGGATGCCTTGCTGGATAAGCTAGGTGGTATTGCCCTAAATGCAGATGCCGTGTCTTGGTTGCTTAACCCAAAAGACTTTAAGCAAGCCATATTAACTAAAATCGCATCGGCAACATCTTTAATTTACATCGCGGCATTATATGTTGAAGATGATGAAGCCGGCCGTGAAGTATTGCATGCGCTATTAGCTGCAAAAGACCAAAACCCACAATTAGAGATTAAAGTGTTAGTGGATTACCATCGTGCACGCCGAGGCCTCATTGGTCAAAAAGGCGACAGTGGTAATAATGTTTTATATCGTCAATTAATGGCTGAAGCGACGCACCCGTTTGATATTGTGGGCGTGCCGGTTAAGTCTCGTGAATTTATGGGTGTGTTACACCTTAAAGGGTTTATTATCGATGACACTGTTATTTACAGTGGCGCGAGCATTAACAATATTTATTTTCAGCAGCAAGAGAAATACCGTTTCGATAGATACCATGTTATCGACAGCCCTGAGCTGGCCCGCAGCATGCGCGATATGATACAAAATGACATCGTCAGCGATCCTGCCGTAAGTATATTAAGTCAAGCTGGTGACAATGATGATAGCCCTGAAAAGAACGATATTAAAAGTTTTAAGTATCGATTATCTCAGGTGCGATATCAGTATACCTCAACCACAGTGGGCAACCGTGTAACGCCATTGGTCGGCTTAGGGCGAAGGAACAACGTATTAAATGACACAATCATTAAGTTGGTTGATTCCTCAACTCAAGAGTTGTTTATTTGTACGCCTTATTTTAATCCTCCGACTATTTTGACCCGTGCATTAGCAAGACATCTGCGTGAGGGTAAAAAAATTGATATTGTCGTGGGTGACAAAACTGCTAACGATTTCTATATTCCGCCGGATCAAGATTTTACTACCATTGGTGCATTGCCATATATGTACGAACAATCACTGCGTAAATTTGCCAAAAACCAGCAGTGGGCGATTGACAATGGACAGCTTAATATTCATTTATGGAAAGATGGGATTAACAGTTTTCATTTGAAAGGCATCAGTGCTGATAATCGTAAGCATCTCATCACAGGTTCAAATCTAAACCCACGAGCTTGGGCATTAGATTTAGAAAACGCTTTATTATTGCATGATGATTCAGGTTGCTGGAAAGAGTCGTTCAACAAAGAGCAGCAATATATCTTGCTCCACACTGAGCGGTTATATCATTATAGCCAAATTGATACCTTGCAGAAATACCCTAAACCAGTGAAAAAAATCATGAATCGAATTCGCCGTTTAAAAGCAGACTTTTTACTGCGCCGTATTCTATAA
- a CDS encoding GGDEF domain-containing protein — translation MHNTQNLEQTSHILHLALPKMASLAIPVTPENYAIWFDYFAETNINLKRAIDGLIANKVQFTPEVNLGLYNRFIEERSPEIIENVHIETQILINSLLNKVELLNLGTESFSANLNEFGEKLQTTPNADELHLIVECIADEVEQVIANNRHMAVSLASLSEEITSLKDEMDNLSKVAMTDELTSLKNRRSYELFAAEQVTKFNDTQTICSLLMIDIDDFKVFNDTFGHLIGDKVLAYVALAMKNTVKGDDLVARYGGEEFVVMLPNAKLNDAVNVAEKIRERISLKQLSIGKEKKQNLGHITVSIGVATIQTGDDIDTLFSRADEQLYIAKSAGKNCVKFA, via the coding sequence ATGCATAATACCCAAAATCTTGAACAAACTTCGCATATACTGCATTTGGCATTACCTAAAATGGCATCATTAGCTATTCCTGTAACGCCAGAAAATTATGCTATTTGGTTTGATTATTTTGCCGAGACGAACATTAATCTTAAACGTGCAATTGATGGTTTAATTGCTAATAAGGTCCAATTTACTCCCGAAGTTAACTTAGGCTTATACAATCGGTTTATTGAAGAACGTTCACCAGAAATTATTGAAAATGTGCACATTGAAACTCAAATTCTGATAAACAGCTTATTGAATAAGGTTGAACTGCTAAATCTTGGTACTGAGTCTTTTTCAGCTAATCTTAATGAATTTGGTGAAAAGCTGCAAACAACCCCCAATGCTGATGAACTCCATCTTATCGTGGAATGTATTGCTGATGAAGTGGAACAAGTGATTGCCAATAATCGTCACATGGCGGTGAGTCTTGCGTCGTTATCTGAAGAGATTACCAGCCTCAAAGATGAAATGGACAACTTAAGTAAGGTGGCCATGACGGATGAACTGACATCGTTAAAAAATCGCCGTTCTTATGAACTGTTTGCCGCAGAGCAGGTGACTAAGTTTAATGATACCCAAACCATATGCAGTCTGTTGATGATAGATATCGATGATTTTAAGGTATTCAATGATACTTTTGGCCATTTAATTGGCGATAAGGTTTTGGCTTATGTTGCCTTAGCCATGAAAAATACCGTTAAAGGCGACGATTTGGTTGCCCGCTATGGCGGTGAAGAGTTTGTCGTCATGTTACCCAATGCCAAGCTTAACGACGCCGTGAATGTGGCCGAAAAGATCCGCGAGAGAATTTCATTGAAACAGCTTTCTATCGGTAAAGAAAAGAAACAAAATCTAGGCCATATTACCGTCTCTATTGGGGTGGCAACAATTCAAACGGGTGATGACATTGATACGTTATTTTCTCGCGCTGATGAGCAACTTTATATTGCAAAATCAGCCGGTAAAAATTGCGTTAAGTTTGCTTGA